In one Paraburkholderia azotifigens genomic region, the following are encoded:
- the tssE gene encoding type VI secretion system baseplate subunit TssE: MAELSTRDRLQPSLLDRLTDHEPEVKQEAREHRVLSIRALRQSVQRDLAWLLNATGIASVQEVSGYPYVSTSVLNYGFPDIAGKTASGVDPAKLEKHVRDAIWAFEPRILRETVRVTAIQVEETTAQHNTVSFLIEGDLWAQPYPERLYFRTELDLEAGEIRVIDQSGAR; the protein is encoded by the coding sequence ATGGCTGAACTGAGCACGCGAGACCGGCTGCAGCCGTCGTTGCTCGACCGGCTGACCGATCACGAGCCCGAGGTCAAGCAGGAGGCCCGCGAACACCGCGTGCTGTCTATCCGCGCATTGCGCCAGAGCGTGCAACGCGATCTCGCGTGGCTGCTGAACGCGACGGGCATTGCGTCGGTGCAGGAAGTGTCGGGCTATCCGTACGTCAGCACGTCGGTGCTGAACTACGGCTTTCCGGATATCGCCGGCAAAACCGCATCGGGCGTCGATCCCGCAAAACTCGAAAAGCACGTGCGCGACGCGATCTGGGCATTCGAGCCGCGCATCCTGCGCGAGACAGTGCGCGTGACGGCGATCCAGGTCGAGGAGACCACGGCGCAACACAACACCGTATCGTTTCTGATCGAAGGAGACCTGTGGGCTCAGCCGTACCCGGAGCGACTCTATTTCAGGACTGAACTGGATCTGGAGGCGGGGGAAATCAGGGTGATCGACCAGAGCGGCGCGCGCTGA
- a CDS encoding Hcp family type VI secretion system effector, which translates to MAVDMFMKLGDIKGESQDKTHKDEIDVLAWSWGLSQSGTMHLGTGGGAGKVNVQDISFTKYVDKATPTIMLACAKGTHIDSVVLTVRKAGGDNPLEYYKVTLTACLISSYSTGGSGGEDRFTENVTLNFEQFHVEYQPQNAKGAKEGGVVEMKWNIVKNDATNG; encoded by the coding sequence ATGGCCGTCGATATGTTCATGAAGCTGGGTGACATCAAGGGTGAGTCTCAGGACAAGACCCATAAGGATGAGATTGATGTACTTGCGTGGAGCTGGGGGTTGAGCCAGAGCGGCACGATGCACCTGGGAACGGGCGGTGGCGCGGGCAAGGTGAATGTGCAGGACATATCGTTTACCAAATACGTCGACAAGGCGACGCCGACGATCATGCTGGCTTGCGCCAAGGGCACGCATATCGATTCGGTGGTGTTGACCGTGCGCAAGGCCGGCGGCGACAACCCGCTCGAATACTACAAGGTCACGCTGACCGCGTGCCTGATCAGTTCGTATTCGACGGGCGGCTCGGGCGGTGAGGATCGCTTTACCGAGAACGTGACCTTGAACTTCGAGCAGTTCCATGTCGAATACCAGCCGCAGAACGCGAAGGGCGCGAAGGAAGGGGGCGTCGTCGAGATGAAGTGGAACATCGTGAAGAACGACGCGACCAACGGCTAG
- a CDS encoding type VI secretion system accessory protein TagJ, translating to MTAEESLREGNLEECLRLLQMQVRNDPSKAAHRVFLFQLLAVLGSWDRALTQLNVVGDLDAAALPMVQTYREALQCEALREEVFNGARAPLIFGEPTGWLALLVEALRLDAAGDHAAAVAAREQALGDAPATSGNVNGEPFEWIADADTRLGPTLETVLNGRYYWVPFFRIKRIEIEAPTDLRDRVWTPAIFTWANEGQAVGLIPTRYAGTLAEKKSALSLAHLTEWIGGDAADARPVGQRMLTTSANDYALLDIRTIELATGAAPENEGGADAARDHG from the coding sequence ATGACGGCAGAAGAAAGCTTGCGCGAAGGCAATCTGGAAGAGTGCCTGCGTCTGTTGCAGATGCAGGTCCGGAACGATCCGTCGAAGGCTGCGCACCGCGTGTTTCTGTTCCAGTTGCTCGCCGTGCTCGGGTCATGGGACCGCGCGCTGACCCAACTGAACGTGGTGGGCGATCTGGACGCCGCGGCATTGCCGATGGTGCAAACCTATCGCGAGGCGCTGCAATGCGAAGCGTTGCGCGAAGAAGTGTTCAACGGCGCGCGCGCGCCTTTGATTTTCGGCGAGCCGACCGGCTGGCTGGCCCTGCTGGTCGAAGCATTGCGGCTCGATGCTGCGGGCGATCATGCAGCCGCCGTGGCCGCCCGCGAGCAGGCGCTCGGCGATGCGCCCGCCACTTCGGGCAACGTCAACGGCGAACCGTTCGAATGGATCGCCGATGCCGATACGCGGCTCGGGCCGACACTCGAAACGGTGCTCAACGGCCGTTACTACTGGGTGCCGTTTTTCCGCATCAAGCGCATCGAGATCGAAGCGCCGACCGATCTGCGCGACCGTGTGTGGACGCCGGCGATTTTTACGTGGGCCAACGAAGGCCAGGCGGTCGGGCTGATTCCGACGCGCTACGCCGGCACGCTGGCGGAAAAGAAAAGTGCGCTGTCGCTCGCGCATCTGACCGAGTGGATCGGCGGCGATGCGGCCGACGCACGCCCGGTCGGACAACGCATGCTGACGACCAGCGCGAACGACTACGCGTTGCTCGATATCCGCACGATCGAACTGGCAACCGGGGCTGCGCCTGAGAACGAGGGCGGCGCCGATGCCGCACGGGATCATGGCTGA
- the tssG gene encoding type VI secretion system baseplate subunit TssG, with product MSDPLTLLRELEANACRFDFYQALRLIENAWRDKPRIGESLRPRDDAVRFSQEPELIFHPTTLGVLRPAHDGHAARLAVNFFGLMGPHGPLPVHLTEYVRDRARNANDPTFARFLDIFQHRMVSLFYRAWANAQPAVSLDRQERDRFSVYVGSTFGLAETALRERDAVPDFAKLHFAGLLAGPTRPAAGLQLILARFFNLPVRIEEWVGHWMELPRDTLSRLGARDGSSGLGVSTLLGARVWDCQHKFRIVVGPLTLADYERFLPGGDSLRRLTDWVRNYVRDGLDWDVNLWLRQEHVPRLALGRRARLGYTSWLLSGPVTQDQRQLRLHPASLSARSGEPAQSDVCASEPSYQHIPKD from the coding sequence ATGTCGGACCCTCTGACCCTGCTGCGCGAACTCGAAGCGAACGCCTGCCGCTTCGACTTCTACCAGGCCCTGCGGCTCATCGAGAACGCCTGGCGGGACAAGCCGCGCATCGGCGAATCGCTGCGTCCGCGCGACGATGCCGTGCGCTTCTCGCAGGAACCCGAGCTGATCTTCCACCCGACCACGCTCGGTGTGTTGAGGCCGGCGCACGACGGGCACGCGGCGCGGCTCGCGGTCAACTTCTTCGGTCTGATGGGGCCGCACGGCCCGCTGCCCGTGCATCTGACCGAGTACGTGCGCGATCGCGCTCGCAATGCGAACGATCCGACCTTCGCGCGCTTTCTCGACATCTTCCAGCACCGCATGGTGTCGCTGTTCTATCGGGCATGGGCCAATGCACAGCCTGCCGTGAGTCTCGACAGGCAGGAGCGCGACCGCTTTTCGGTCTATGTCGGCAGCACGTTCGGTCTGGCCGAGACAGCGCTGCGTGAGCGCGACGCCGTGCCCGACTTCGCGAAGCTGCATTTCGCGGGCCTGCTGGCGGGCCCGACACGTCCTGCCGCTGGTCTGCAACTGATCCTCGCGCGTTTCTTCAACCTGCCGGTGCGGATCGAGGAGTGGGTCGGCCACTGGATGGAACTGCCGCGCGACACGCTCTCGCGCCTGGGCGCGCGCGACGGTTCGTCGGGACTCGGCGTATCGACGTTGCTCGGCGCGCGCGTCTGGGACTGCCAGCACAAGTTCCGCATCGTCGTGGGGCCGTTGACGCTTGCCGACTACGAACGCTTCCTGCCCGGCGGCGACAGCCTGCGGCGCCTCACCGACTGGGTGCGCAACTACGTGCGCGACGGTCTCGACTGGGACGTGAACCTGTGGCTCAGGCAGGAGCACGTGCCGCGCCTTGCGCTGGGACGCCGCGCGCGGCTCGGCTACACGAGCTGGCTGTTGAGCGGCCCGGTCACGCAGGATCAGCGCCAGCTGCGCTTGCATCCCGCTTCATTGTCCGCACGATCTGGCGAGCCCGCGCAGAGCGACGTGTGCGCGAGCGAGCCGTCATACCAACACATACCGAAGGACTAG
- the tssB gene encoding type VI secretion system contractile sheath small subunit, protein MAKESSQKFIARNRAPRVQIEYDVEVYGSEKKVHLPFVMGVMADLSGQPADPLAPVADRKFLEIDVDNFDERLKSMKPRVAVQVPNMLTGEGNLAVDMTFESMDDFSPAAVARKVDALSKLLEARGQLQNLLTYMDGKTGAEELIAKVLNDPALLQSLASAPKPQE, encoded by the coding sequence GTGGCCAAGGAAAGCAGCCAGAAATTCATCGCACGCAATCGCGCGCCGCGCGTGCAGATCGAGTACGACGTCGAAGTTTACGGCTCGGAAAAGAAGGTGCATCTGCCTTTTGTGATGGGCGTGATGGCCGATCTGTCCGGACAGCCTGCGGATCCGCTCGCGCCCGTCGCGGACCGCAAGTTTCTGGAGATCGATGTCGACAACTTCGACGAGCGCCTGAAGTCGATGAAGCCGCGCGTCGCGGTCCAGGTGCCGAACATGTTGACGGGCGAAGGCAATCTCGCGGTCGACATGACCTTCGAGAGCATGGACGACTTCTCTCCTGCGGCCGTCGCGCGCAAGGTCGATGCGCTGTCGAAGCTGCTCGAGGCGCGCGGCCAGTTGCAGAACCTCTTGACGTACATGGATGGCAAGACGGGTGCCGAGGAATTGATCGCAAAGGTGCTGAACGATCCCGCCTTGCTGCAATCGCTCGCTTCTGCGCCGAAGCCACAGGAATAA
- the tssH gene encoding type VI secretion system ATPase TssH — protein MAEIRRAALFGKLNKLAYRAIESANVFCKLRGNPYIELVHWFHQILQLQDSDLHRIVKHFGIEPSALARDLTEALDRLPRGAGSMVDISSQVEEAVERGWVFGSLLFGEYQVRTGHLVVGLLKTPSLRNALYGISRQFERVKLEPLVDEFDSLLGSSPEAGMTASDGSQAAAQSAHTGDDGGTVPPAAMGKQEALKRFTTDLTEQARIGKLDPIVGRDEEIRQVVDILMRRRQNNPILTGEAGVGKTAVVEGFAQRIVAGDVPPTLRDVQLRTLDVGLLQAGASMKGEFENRLRQVIEEVQASEKPIILFIDEAHTLVGAGGAAGTGDAANLLKPALARGTLRTVAATTWAEYKKHIEKDPALTRRFQVVQVPEPDETKAILMMRGITSTMEKHHKVQVLDEALEAAVRLSHRYIPARQLPDKAVSLLDTACARVAVSQHATPPSVDDSRKRIAALETELEIIGRETAVGVDTRERLAIANERVTAERARLSELEARWEAEKELVTRILELRGQLRNETGKVEGAAEAAPLTPADDGARESRLAELRELQAKLAAHQGDDPLILPTVDQQAVASVVQDWTGIPVGRMVRNEIENVLKLAENLNKRIIGQGHATEMIARRIQTSRAGLDNPNKPIGVFMLAGTSGVGKTETALALAEVLYGGEQNVITINMSEYQEAHTVSSLKGAPPGYVGYGEGGVLTEAVRRRPYSVVLLDEVEKAHPDVHEIFFQVFDKGWMEDGEGRVIDFKNTLILLTTNAGTDLITNLCKDPELMPEPEGIAKALREPLLKVFPPALLGRVVVIPYYPLSDEMLGAIIRLQLGRIEKRVRATHKIPFAYDDDVVKLIASRCTELESGGRMIDAILTNTLLPHISNEFLTRMMNGTTVSKVEIGARDGEFVYTFD, from the coding sequence ATGGCCGAAATCCGACGTGCAGCGTTGTTCGGCAAGCTGAACAAGCTGGCCTATCGCGCAATCGAAAGCGCAAACGTGTTCTGCAAATTGCGCGGCAATCCGTATATCGAGCTCGTGCACTGGTTCCATCAGATCCTGCAGTTGCAGGACTCGGATCTGCATCGCATCGTCAAGCACTTCGGCATCGAGCCCTCGGCGCTCGCGCGCGATCTGACGGAAGCGCTCGACCGGCTGCCGCGCGGCGCGGGGTCGATGGTCGATATCTCGTCGCAGGTCGAGGAAGCCGTCGAGCGCGGCTGGGTGTTCGGCTCGCTGCTGTTCGGCGAGTATCAGGTGCGCACGGGTCACCTGGTGGTCGGCCTGTTGAAGACGCCGTCGCTGCGCAACGCGCTGTACGGCATCTCGCGCCAGTTCGAGCGGGTCAAGCTCGAGCCCCTCGTCGATGAATTCGACAGCCTGCTCGGCAGCTCGCCCGAAGCGGGGATGACCGCGAGCGACGGCTCCCAGGCCGCGGCTCAGTCGGCCCATACAGGCGATGACGGCGGCACCGTGCCGCCCGCCGCGATGGGCAAGCAGGAAGCGCTCAAGCGTTTCACCACCGATCTGACCGAACAGGCGCGCATCGGCAAGCTCGATCCCATCGTCGGTCGCGACGAGGAAATCCGGCAGGTGGTCGACATTCTGATGCGACGCCGCCAGAACAATCCGATCCTGACGGGCGAAGCCGGGGTCGGCAAGACGGCCGTCGTCGAGGGTTTCGCGCAGCGTATCGTCGCGGGCGACGTGCCGCCGACGCTGCGCGACGTGCAGTTGCGCACGCTCGACGTGGGCCTGTTGCAGGCGGGCGCGAGCATGAAGGGCGAGTTCGAGAACCGGCTGCGCCAGGTGATCGAGGAAGTGCAGGCCTCTGAAAAGCCGATCATCCTGTTCATCGACGAAGCGCATACGCTGGTTGGCGCGGGCGGCGCGGCGGGGACGGGCGACGCGGCCAACCTGCTGAAGCCGGCGCTCGCGCGCGGCACGCTGCGCACCGTCGCAGCGACGACGTGGGCCGAATACAAGAAGCACATCGAAAAAGACCCGGCGCTCACGCGCCGCTTCCAGGTCGTGCAGGTGCCCGAGCCGGACGAGACCAAGGCCATCCTGATGATGCGCGGCATCACGTCGACGATGGAAAAGCATCACAAGGTGCAGGTGCTCGACGAGGCGCTCGAAGCAGCCGTGCGGCTGTCGCACCGCTACATCCCCGCGCGCCAGTTGCCGGACAAGGCGGTGAGCCTGCTCGACACCGCGTGCGCGCGCGTCGCGGTGAGCCAGCACGCGACGCCGCCTTCCGTCGACGATTCGCGAAAGCGCATCGCCGCGCTCGAAACCGAACTGGAGATCATCGGAAGAGAGACGGCAGTCGGCGTCGATACCCGAGAGCGGCTCGCGATTGCGAACGAGCGCGTGACGGCCGAGCGTGCGCGTCTGTCCGAACTCGAAGCGCGCTGGGAGGCGGAAAAGGAGCTGGTGACGCGCATCCTCGAATTGCGCGGCCAATTGCGCAACGAGACGGGCAAGGTCGAAGGCGCAGCGGAAGCGGCCCCGCTGACACCTGCCGATGACGGCGCCCGCGAATCGCGCCTGGCCGAGCTGCGCGAATTGCAGGCGAAGCTCGCCGCGCATCAGGGCGACGATCCGCTGATTCTCCCCACCGTCGACCAGCAGGCTGTTGCCTCGGTGGTGCAGGACTGGACGGGGATTCCCGTGGGCCGGATGGTTCGCAACGAGATCGAGAACGTGCTGAAGCTCGCCGAGAATCTCAACAAGCGGATCATCGGCCAGGGCCACGCAACCGAGATGATCGCGCGGCGCATCCAGACGTCGCGCGCCGGCCTCGACAATCCGAACAAGCCGATCGGCGTGTTCATGCTCGCGGGCACGTCCGGCGTGGGCAAGACCGAGACGGCGCTGGCGCTCGCCGAGGTGCTGTACGGCGGCGAGCAGAACGTCATCACGATCAACATGAGCGAGTATCAGGAAGCGCACACGGTGTCGTCGCTCAAGGGCGCGCCGCCCGGCTATGTCGGCTATGGCGAAGGCGGCGTGCTGACCGAGGCGGTGCGGCGCCGGCCCTATAGCGTGGTGCTGCTCGACGAAGTGGAAAAGGCGCATCCCGATGTGCACGAGATTTTCTTCCAGGTTTTCGATAAAGGCTGGATGGAAGACGGCGAGGGACGTGTCATCGACTTCAAGAACACGCTGATCCTGCTGACCACCAACGCGGGCACCGATCTGATCACGAACCTCTGCAAAGACCCCGAACTGATGCCGGAGCCCGAGGGCATCGCCAAGGCGCTGCGCGAGCCGCTGCTGAAGGTGTTTCCGCCGGCGCTGCTCGGGCGGGTGGTCGTGATTCCGTACTACCCGTTGTCCGACGAGATGCTGGGCGCGATCATCCGCCTGCAACTCGGACGCATCGAGAAGCGCGTGCGCGCGACGCACAAGATTCCGTTCGCGTATGACGACGATGTCGTGAAGCTGATCGCGAGCCGCTGCACCGAACTGGAAAGCGGCGGCCGGATGATCGACGCGATTCTGACGAACACCTTGCTGCCGCACATCAGCAACGAGTTTCTGACGAGGATGATGAACGGCACGACGGTGTCGAAGGTGGAGATCGGTGCGCGCGACGGCGAGTTCGTCTACACGTTCGATTGA
- the tssC gene encoding type VI secretion system contractile sheath large subunit, with product MAEPNLEGQAQQTEGTLEMSDFANLLQKEFKPKSDKAKEAVETAVRTLAEQALRDTAVISNDVLATIESLIAQIDKKLSEQINLIIHSEEFQKVESAWRGLHYLVNNTETDESLKIRVMNISKGELHKTLKKYKGTAWDQSPFFKKLYEEEYGQFGGEPYGALVADYYFDNSGPDVDLLTQMAKISAAAHAPFIAAADPAVMLMDSWQELANPRDLTKIFQTPEHAAWRSLRESEDSRYIGLAMPRFLARAPYGAKTNPVEEFDFEEDTAGADSSKYTWANAAYAMATNINRSFKMYGWCSRIRGIESGGAVEGLPVHSFPTDDGGVDMKCPTEIAISDRREAELAKNGFMPLVHKKNSDFAAFIGAQSLHKPAEYEDVDATANANLAARLPYLFACSRFAHYLKCIVRDKIGSFKEKDDMQRWLQNWILQYVDGDPAHSTEESKARRPLAAAEVVIEEVEGNPGYYTSKFFLRPHYQLEGLTVSLRLVSKLPSAKAA from the coding sequence ATGGCCGAACCCAACCTCGAAGGACAGGCGCAGCAGACAGAGGGCACGCTCGAGATGAGCGACTTCGCCAATCTGCTGCAAAAGGAATTCAAGCCGAAAAGCGACAAGGCAAAGGAAGCCGTCGAAACCGCAGTGCGCACGCTTGCAGAACAGGCGTTGCGCGATACGGCCGTCATTTCGAACGACGTGCTGGCGACCATCGAAAGCCTGATCGCACAGATCGACAAGAAGCTCAGTGAGCAGATCAACCTGATCATTCACTCGGAAGAGTTCCAGAAAGTGGAGAGCGCGTGGCGCGGTCTGCACTATCTTGTGAACAACACCGAGACCGACGAATCGCTGAAGATTCGCGTGATGAACATTTCGAAGGGCGAACTGCACAAGACGCTCAAGAAATACAAAGGCACCGCCTGGGATCAGAGCCCGTTCTTCAAGAAGCTTTATGAAGAAGAGTACGGCCAGTTCGGCGGCGAACCTTATGGTGCGCTGGTTGCCGATTACTACTTCGACAACAGCGGTCCCGATGTTGATCTGCTGACACAGATGGCGAAGATATCCGCGGCTGCCCACGCGCCGTTCATCGCTGCCGCCGACCCGGCCGTGATGCTGATGGATTCGTGGCAGGAACTCGCGAACCCGCGCGACCTGACGAAAATCTTCCAGACACCGGAGCACGCCGCCTGGCGCTCGCTGCGCGAATCGGAAGACTCGCGCTATATCGGGCTCGCAATGCCGCGCTTTCTCGCGCGTGCGCCGTACGGCGCGAAGACCAACCCCGTCGAAGAATTCGATTTTGAAGAAGACACCGCGGGCGCCGACAGCAGCAAATACACGTGGGCGAACGCCGCGTATGCGATGGCGACCAACATCAACCGTTCGTTCAAGATGTATGGCTGGTGCTCGCGGATTCGCGGCATCGAGTCGGGCGGCGCGGTCGAAGGCCTGCCCGTGCATTCGTTCCCGACCGACGACGGCGGCGTCGACATGAAGTGTCCGACTGAAATTGCCATCAGCGACCGGCGCGAGGCGGAGCTGGCAAAGAACGGTTTCATGCCGCTCGTGCACAAGAAGAACTCCGACTTTGCCGCATTCATCGGCGCGCAGTCGTTGCACAAGCCGGCCGAATACGAAGATGTGGATGCGACCGCCAATGCGAATCTGGCTGCACGTCTACCTTATCTGTTCGCATGCAGCCGCTTTGCGCATTACCTGAAGTGCATCGTGCGCGACAAGATCGGCAGCTTCAAGGAAAAGGACGACATGCAGCGCTGGCTGCAGAACTGGATCCTGCAGTACGTCGATGGCGACCCCGCCCATTCCACCGAAGAGTCGAAAGCGCGAAGGCCGCTTGCCGCAGCTGAAGTCGTGATCGAAGAAGTCGAAGGTAATCCCGGTTACTACACCTCGAAGTTTTTCCTGCGTCCGCATTATCAGTTGGAAGGCCTGACCGTGTCGTTGCGGCTGGTCTCAAAGCTTCCGTCCGCCAAGGCAGCATGA
- a CDS encoding DUF4280 domain-containing protein produces MPQQVSMGATLQCSFGAAPSTLVVLPVNRVMGEGPPAANIMDHVPLVNIMPFGVCSSLANPTVAAATTAALGVLTPMPCVPATMSPWVPGAPTVLLGNQPSLDNVSKCMCNWGGVVTIVNPATVKTMIP; encoded by the coding sequence ATGCCGCAACAAGTCAGCATGGGTGCGACGCTGCAATGCTCGTTCGGCGCGGCGCCGTCGACACTCGTCGTGCTGCCCGTGAATCGCGTGATGGGCGAGGGGCCGCCTGCTGCCAACATCATGGACCACGTGCCGCTCGTCAATATCATGCCGTTCGGCGTATGCAGTTCGCTCGCGAACCCGACGGTGGCCGCAGCGACGACTGCGGCGCTCGGCGTGCTGACACCGATGCCGTGCGTGCCCGCGACGATGTCGCCGTGGGTGCCGGGTGCGCCGACGGTGCTGCTCGGCAACCAGCCGTCGCTCGACAACGTATCGAAGTGCATGTGCAACTGGGGCGGCGTGGTCACGATCGTGAACCCTGCCACTGTCAAGACGATGATTCCGTGA
- the tssF gene encoding type VI secretion system baseplate subunit TssF, with translation MNPELIKYYSAELQHLREMGGEFAKEYPKIAGRLGLESLECADPYVERLLEGFSFLAARVQFKIDAEFPRFTQHLTELVYPHYLAPTPSMAVVQIQPDLSNAGLAEGVKISRGSALRSLLDKNGSTRCEYRSAHDLTLWPLELVDAKFFTHSGSLGGADIALPAGVKAGLRLRLRATGGLKINQLKLDRLALYLRGTDSMPTRLYERLVGSAMGVVVMPASRPATWHAQLPAASVAPMGFSEEEALLPISRQSFRGYRLLQEYFAFAPRFMFVAIDGLQQALRRCAENEVEVIVLLKRGDPMLEQAVDASNFALYCTPVINLFPRRTDRIALSAEQFEYHVVADRTRPMDFEVYRIEEVTGYGAGAAAEQKFEPFYHARDLGAGYGAGAYYQVRRDRRVRSSRQAERGQRTSYIGSETFIALVDVANAPFRGDLRQLGLQVLCTNRDLPLTLSIGVGASDFTLDVEAPVETVRCVSGPSRPLPSYAHGDVAWRLLSHLSLNYASLVDSDAKEGARAMRDLLSLYCPVDDPAAQRMIEGLQSIGSHPVTRRLPCAGPIVFGRGLAITLTLDDAAFEGAGAFLLGAVLSHYFAQYVSINSFAETIVRTLSRGEIMRWPARVGQCRTL, from the coding sequence ATGAACCCGGAACTGATCAAGTACTACAGCGCAGAACTCCAGCACCTGCGGGAAATGGGCGGAGAGTTCGCCAAAGAGTATCCGAAGATCGCCGGGCGGCTCGGACTCGAAAGCCTCGAATGCGCGGACCCGTATGTCGAGCGGCTGCTCGAAGGCTTCAGCTTTCTCGCCGCGCGCGTGCAATTCAAGATCGATGCGGAGTTTCCACGCTTCACGCAGCATTTGACCGAGCTGGTCTATCCGCACTATCTGGCGCCGACTCCGTCGATGGCCGTCGTGCAGATCCAACCCGATCTGAGCAACGCGGGCCTCGCGGAAGGGGTGAAGATTTCGCGTGGCAGCGCCTTGCGCAGCCTGCTCGACAAGAACGGTTCGACGCGTTGCGAATATCGCAGCGCGCACGACCTGACGCTGTGGCCGCTCGAGCTCGTCGATGCGAAGTTCTTCACGCATTCGGGTTCGCTGGGCGGCGCGGATATCGCGCTGCCGGCGGGCGTCAAAGCGGGCCTCCGGTTGCGACTGCGTGCGACGGGCGGCCTGAAGATCAATCAGTTGAAGCTCGACAGGCTGGCGCTCTATCTGCGCGGGACCGACTCGATGCCGACGCGTCTTTACGAGCGGCTCGTCGGATCGGCGATGGGCGTCGTCGTGATGCCCGCGTCGCGTCCTGCGACCTGGCATGCGCAATTGCCCGCTGCGTCGGTCGCGCCGATGGGCTTCTCGGAAGAAGAAGCGTTGCTCCCGATCAGCAGGCAATCCTTTCGCGGGTACCGGCTGCTGCAGGAGTATTTCGCGTTCGCGCCGCGCTTCATGTTCGTTGCGATCGATGGCTTGCAGCAGGCGCTGCGCCGCTGTGCGGAGAACGAGGTCGAAGTGATCGTGCTGCTGAAGCGCGGCGACCCGATGCTCGAACAGGCGGTCGACGCATCGAATTTCGCGCTCTATTGCACGCCCGTGATCAACCTGTTTCCGCGCCGCACCGATCGCATCGCGCTGTCCGCCGAGCAGTTCGAATATCACGTAGTGGCCGATCGCACGCGGCCGATGGACTTCGAGGTCTACCGCATCGAGGAAGTCACCGGCTATGGCGCGGGCGCGGCCGCCGAGCAGAAGTTCGAGCCGTTCTATCACGCGCGAGACCTCGGCGCGGGCTATGGCGCAGGCGCGTACTACCAGGTGCGGCGCGACAGGCGCGTGCGCTCGTCGCGTCAGGCCGAGCGCGGACAGCGCACCAGCTACATCGGCAGCGAGACGTTCATCGCACTCGTCGATGTGGCGAACGCGCCGTTTCGCGGCGATTTGCGCCAGCTCGGCCTACAGGTTCTGTGCACCAATCGTGACTTGCCGCTCACCTTGTCGATCGGTGTCGGTGCGAGCGATTTCACACTCGACGTCGAGGCGCCCGTCGAAACGGTGCGCTGCGTGAGCGGCCCGAGCCGGCCGCTGCCGTCGTATGCGCATGGCGACGTTGCCTGGCGGCTCCTGAGTCACCTGTCGCTGAACTATGCATCGCTCGTCGATAGCGACGCGAAAGAGGGCGCCCGCGCGATGCGCGATCTGCTGAGTCTCTATTGCCCTGTCGACGATCCGGCGGCGCAGCGGATGATCGAAGGCTTGCAATCGATCGGATCGCATCCCGTCACGCGCCGTCTGCCGTGCGCCGGACCGATCGTGTTCGGGCGCGGCCTCGCGATCACGCTGACACTCGACGACGCCGCTTTCGAAGGCGCCGGCGCGTTTCTGCTCGGCGCGGTGCTGTCGCATTACTTTGCACAATACGTATCGATCAATTCGTTCGCGGAGACAATAGTCAGAACGCTGTCGCGCGGCGAGATCATGCGCTGGCCAGCGAGGGTCGGACAATGTCGGACCCTCTGA